In the Amblyomma americanum isolate KBUSLIRL-KWMA unplaced genomic scaffold, ASM5285725v1 scaffold_96, whole genome shotgun sequence genome, one interval contains:
- the LOC144112417 gene encoding uncharacterized protein LOC144112417: protein MCRLPSKSLFLFFVSRFENVALYIPNRCTVADAVQVVLTKLRLALLNIDIIHRFGLSETTVPRIMVKNIPIIASELKRFIIWPSRKDACRTMPMMVRRKYPTCMAIIDCTEVRIQKLLGYSTRSKTYSHYKSSNTIKFMVSITPCGAISFVTKCWGGRASDKEIILKSGFSDKLQEGDIVLADRGFLIRDVAHRGARLEVPALTRGKRQLSAKEVEDARQISRVRIHVERAIGRIKVFHILRADCPSLCCGMQQTLL from the exons ATGTGCA GACTGCCAAGCAAATCgcttttcctcttttttgtttCACGTTTTGAAAATGTGGCTCTTTATATTCCAAATCGCTGCACTGTAGCAGATGCTGTTCAAGTTGTGCTAACGAAACTAAGGCTTGCGCTGCTGAACATTGACATCATTCATCGTTTCGGGCTCTCAGAAACAACAGTGCCAAGGATTATGGTAAAGAACATACCAATCATAGCTTCTGAACTGAAGCGTTTCATTATTTGGCCTTCACGGAAGGACGCATGCAGAACAATGCCCATGATGGTGCGCAGGAAGTATCCGACATGCATGGCCATAATTGACTGCACCGAAGTACGAATTCAAAAACTATTAGGGTATTCTACTAGGTCTAAAACCTATTCCCATTATAAAAGTTCCAATACTATCAAATTCATGGTCAGCATCACGCCATGCGGTGCTATTAGCTTTGTCACGAAATGCTGGGGAGGGCGGGCATCAGACAAGGAGATCATATTGAAGTCAGGCTTCTCGGACAAACTTCAGGAAGGAGACATTGTTTTGGCTGACAGAGGGTTCTTAATCAGAGATGTTGCCCATCGAGGTGCCAGGTTAGAAGTGCCAGCCTTGACAAGAGGCAAAAGGCAACTTTCAGCAAAGGAAGTGGAAGATGCCCGGCAAATCTCTAGAGTGCGTATTCATGTGGAGCGAGCCATTGGCCGTATTAAAGTGTTCCACATTCTAAGGGCCGACTGTCCATCACTATGCTGCGGCATGCAACAGACATTGTTGTAA